The following DNA comes from Desulfuromonas sp..
GAAAGTTTGCCGTAATCGGCGTTTCGATAATTTCGCCAGACGGTTTCGCCATCAGACCACGCATGCCGGCCAGCTGGCGAATCTGCTGGGCACTACCACGGGCTCCGGAATCGGCCATCATGTGAATAGCGTTGAACGACGGAACCTTGACCTTCTTCTTCGAATCAGGATCCTTCAGCTCATCTACCGACAGGTTTTCGAGCAGAATCTGGGCAATATCCTCGGTACACTTGGCCCAGATATCGATAACCTTGTTGTAGCGCTCGCCGTCAGTGATCAGACCTTCGGTATACTGCTGCTGGATTTCAGTCACCTCGGCAACCGCTTCATCAATATATTCCTGTTTCGTTTCCGGAATCTGCATATCGTCGAGGCAGATTGAAATGCCGGCTTCGGTCGAATATTTATAGCCGAACGTCTTCAGCTTGTCGGCCAGGATAACCGTCTCCTTGTTGCCGGCAAGACGGAAGGCAATATCGATCAGCTCGGCAACATTCTTCTTGCCCATAACCTTGTTGATACATTCGAACGGAATCGCTTCCGGTACGATTTCATTGAGCAGAACCCGGCCAACCGTGCTTTCGATGATTTCAGGATCACGTCCGGCCCCGGTCACCATGCGAACCTTGATTTTGGCCTGCAAGTCGGCTTCGCCGGCATCGAAGGCCATCCGGACCTCATCTTCGCTGGCAAATACCTTGCCGGAGCCCGGGACGAATGCCCGTTCACGGGTCATGTAGTAGATACCGAGAACCATATCCTGCGACGGCACGATAATCGGCTTGCCGTTGGCCGGCGAAAGGATATTGTTGGTCGACATCATCAGTACGCGGGCTTCGATCTGGCTCTCGATCGAAAGCGGCAGATGAACCGCCATCTGGTCGCCGTCGAAGTCGGCGTTGAAGGCGGTACAAACCAGCGGGTGCAGCTGGATCGCCTTGCCCTCGATCAGCACCGGCTCAAACGCCTGAATACCAAGACGGTGCAGGGTCGGAGCGCGGTTCAGCATGACCGGGTGTTCCTTGATGACCTCTTCGAGAACGTCCCAGACCTCCGACTTCTCTTTTTCTACCATCTTCTTGGCGCTCTTGATGGTCGTACAGAAGCCCTTCTCTTCAAGCTTGTTATAGATAAACGGCTTGAACAGCTCAAGCGCCATTTTCTTGGGCAAACCACACTGATGCAGTTTCAGTTCCGGTCCGACAACGATAACCGAGCGGCCGGAGTAGTCGACACGCTTGCCGAGCAGGTTCTGGCGGAATCGACCGCCCTTGCCCTTGAGCATATCGGAGAGCGACTTGAGCGGACGCTTGTTCGGACCGGTGATGGCCCGACCGCGACGGCCGTTATCAAACAGGGCATCGACCGACTCCTGGAGCATCCGCTTCTCGTTGCGGATGATCACTTCCGGCGCACGCAGTTCCATCAGCCGCTTGAGACGGTTATTCCGGTTGATGACACGGCGATAGAGATCGTTCAGATCAGATGTTGCAAAACGGCCACCATCAAGCGGAACCAACGGGCGCAGTTCGGGCGGCAGAACCGGAATGACTTCGAGAATCATCCATTCGGAACGATTACCGCTCGAAAGGAAGGCCTCGGCGACCTTAAGCCGTTTGGCCATCTTTTTTCGTTTCGCTTCACTGGCCGCTTCGCGCATCTCAACCCGCAGCTCGCCTGCCAGCTCCTCGAGATCAATGTCGAGAAGAAGCTCACGAACCGCTTCGGCGCCCATGCCGGCGCTGAACTGCCCCGGGAATTCTTCCATCGCTTCGCGATACTGCTCGTCGCTCAGAATCTGGCCCCGTTCGAGGCTTGTTTCACCTTCATCGAGAACGACATACGACTCGAAGTAGAGGACCCGCTCGACCTCTTTGAGGGTCAGATCAAGCAGGGTTGCAATACGGCTCGGCAATGATTTAAGAAACCAGATGTGGGCCACCGGGCAGGCCAGGTCGATATGACCGAGACGCTCCCGCCGCACCTTGCTCGGGATAACTTCAACACCGCATTTTTCACAGACGATGCCCCGGTGCTTCATGCGCTTGTACTTGCCGCAGTTACACTCGTAATCCTTGGTCGGACCAAAGATCTTGGCGCAAAAAAGTCCGTCACGCTCCGGCTTGAAGGTCCGGTAGTTAATCGTTTCCGGCTTTTTAACCTCGCCGAAAGAACGCTCACGCACCTTATCGGGAGAGGTAATGGAAAGCCGGATGGCGTTGAAATTCAGTGGATCCTTTGGCCGTTCAAACAAGCTGTGTATATCTTCCAAGGTTCATCCTCCTTGTCGGATGAAAGGTTGGTATCGCATAAATCCTTAAATGATTTACTCTTCGTCTTCTTCCAGCAGTTCAACATCAAGACAGAGCGACTGCAGCTCCTTGATCAGAACATTGAAAGATTCGGGCAGACCAGCTTCAAGCATGTGCTTGCCCTTGACAATCGATTCGTAAATACGGGTCCGGCCGGCAACATCATCCGACTTGACGGTCAGAAATTCCTGCAGGGCATGGGCCGCACCATAAGCTTCGAGTGCCCAGACCTCCATCTCGCCGAGGCGCTGACCACCGAACTGGGCCTTGCCGCCAAGCGGTTGCTGAGTAACAAGACTGTAGGGCCCGATACTCCGGGCGTGAATCTTGTCGTCAACCAGGTGGTGCAGTTTCAGCATATACATGACCCCGACGGTGACTTTTTCCTTGAAGGCTTCGCCGGTCTTGCCGTTGTGGAGAACCATCTGACCGGTTGCGGGCACATTGGCCTGCTTCATCGAGTCCATGAGCTGCGCTTCGGTCACCCCCTCAAAAACAGGGGTCGCCATCGGCACACCATTGCTGAGCCGATTGACCAGAGCCTTGAGCTCATCTTCATCAAGCTTTTCGATAAAGGAGTTGAGCTCCTTGTTGTTACCGTAAATATCCTTAACCTGTTTCTTCAACTTGGTCGAGCTGTAGTTCTGGTCGATGTACCCCTGAATCTGCTCGCCGAGACCACGGGCCGCAAGCCCGAGATGGGTCTCGAGGATCTGACCGACATTCATTCGCGACGGAACACCGAGCGGGTTAAGTACGATCTCGACCGGGGTGCCATCAGCCATGTAGGGCATATCTTCTTCCGGCAGAATACGGGAGAGGACACCTTTGTTGCCGTGGCGACCGGCCATCTTGTCACCGACCTGGAGCTTGCGCTTGATGGCAACATAAACCTTGACCATCTTGATGACGCCAGGCGGCAGGTCATCACCACGTTTGAGCTTTTCGATCTTGTCGGAAAAAACACCCTTGATCAGCTCTTCGCGTTCAGCCAGGCGGGCCAGCACTTCGGTCGCCTTGCTTTCGATTTCACCCGCTTTACTCAGGGAGATATCCTTGAGATAGGAGAACGGAACGCTGTCGAAGGCCTCTGCGGTTATATCCTTGCCCTTGCCGAGCAGGGTTTCGCCGGTTTCACTCTTGAGAATGGCCGAGGTCTTCTGCCCAACCAGCAATGACTTGAGTTTGCCCCGGGCCGATTGACGGATAATCCGGATCTCGTCATCCTGGTCCTTGAGCAGTTTCTGGATCTCGGTTTCTTCAATGTACTCGGTCCGGGAATCTTTTTCCGAGCCTTTGCGTGAAAAAACGCGAGCTCCGATAACAACCCCCTCAACCCCGGGCGGAACCCGCAGCGAGGTATCACGCACGTCACCGGCTTTTTCGCCGAAAATGGCGCGCAGAAGCTTTTCTTCGGGAGAGAGCTGGGTTTCCCCTTTCGGGGTAATCTTGCCGACCAGGATATCGCCCGGATTGACTTCGGCGCCGATCCGGATAATCCCCGATTCGTCAAGATCCTTGAGGGCATCCTCACCGAGATTCGGGATATCGTCGGTAATCTCCTCCTTGCCGAGCTTGGTATCCCGGGAGACACATTCAAACTCCTCGACATGAACCGAGGTGTAACGGTCCTCCTTGACCAGCTTTTCGGATATAAGGATCGAATCCTCGAAGTTGTAGCCTTCCCACGGCATGAACGCGACCAGAACATTCTGCCCGAGAGCCAGTTCACCCCAGTGCGTCGACGGCCCGTCAGCGATGATTTCACCCCGCTTGACAGCGTCACCGACCTGGACGATCGGCTTCTGGTTGAGACAGGTGTTCTGATTGGACCGGATAAACTTGATCAGGTTGTAGATATCAACCCCGGTTCCGGTTTCATCGACCTCGCCCTCGTCAATCTTGACAACGATGCGGCCGGCATCAACCGATTAGACGA
Coding sequences within:
- the rpoC gene encoding DNA-directed RNA polymerase subunit beta'; its protein translation is MEDIHSLFERPKDPLNFNAIRLSITSPDKVRERSFGEVKKPETINYRTFKPERDGLFCAKIFGPTKDYECNCGKYKRMKHRGIVCEKCGVEVIPSKVRRERLGHIDLACPVAHIWFLKSLPSRIATLLDLTLKEVERVLYFESYVVLDEGETSLERGQILSDEQYREAMEEFPGQFSAGMGAEAVRELLLDIDLEELAGELRVEMREAASEAKRKKMAKRLKVAEAFLSSGNRSEWMILEVIPVLPPELRPLVPLDGGRFATSDLNDLYRRVINRNNRLKRLMELRAPEVIIRNEKRMLQESVDALFDNGRRGRAITGPNKRPLKSLSDMLKGKGGRFRQNLLGKRVDYSGRSVIVVGPELKLHQCGLPKKMALELFKPFIYNKLEEKGFCTTIKSAKKMVEKEKSEVWDVLEEVIKEHPVMLNRAPTLHRLGIQAFEPVLIEGKAIQLHPLVCTAFNADFDGDQMAVHLPLSIESQIEARVLMMSTNNILSPANGKPIIVPSQDMVLGIYYMTRERAFVPGSGKVFASEDEVRMAFDAGEADLQAKIKVRMVTGAGRDPEIIESTVGRVLLNEIVPEAIPFECINKVMGKKNVAELIDIAFRLAGNKETVILADKLKTFGYKYSTEAGISICLDDMQIPETKQEYIDEAVAEVTEIQQQYTEGLITDGERYNKVIDIWAKCTEDIAQILLENLSVDELKDPDSKKKVKVPSFNAIHMMADSGARGSAQQIRQLAGMRGLMAKPSGEIIETPITANFREGLTVLQYFISTHGARKGLADTALKTANSGYLTRRLVDVAQDAIITEFDCGTLDGIEVSSLTEGGEVIEPLGDRILGRTALDDVLDPVTDEILVEMNHEIDEALVKRIEDAGIERLKIRSVLTCQSKHGICTTCYGRDLARGHMVNLGEAVGVIAAQSIGEPGTQLTMRTFHIGGTASRKAEQTSLESRFEGTLKYIDIKTVQNSKGQYIVMNRNAEIAVVDETGRERERYGVVYGAMLPIADGGKVKQGALLAEWDPFTMPILTEVSGKVKFGDLIEGITMEEQVDDVTGLSRKVIIETKAADKRPRISLKDKDGKTAKLPNGGPARYMMPVGANIVITEDSELSAGEIIAKIPRETTKTKDITGGLPRVAELFEARKPKEFAVISEIDGTVTFGKDTKGKRKVVVTPDVGESKEYLIPKGKHISVHEGDVIRAGEPLMDGSSNPHDILRVLGEKELSKYLVDEVQEVYRLQGVKINDKHIETIVRQMLRRIRVKDVGDTRFLLDDQVERVVFEEENQRVLADGGTPAVGEPLMLGITKASLSTDSFISAASFQETTKVLTQAAIEGKTDSLRGLKENVIMGRLIPAGTGVMKYRGAQLLIEDPEEMPEIVGEGVDAEVAEELGEVAAVVEDSASDEEAVSQD